In Rhodoligotrophos defluvii, a genomic segment contains:
- the nusA gene encoding transcription termination factor NusA: protein MADTAVSANRLELLQIADAVAREKSIDKTVVLQAMEDAIQRAARSRYGTENDIRAEIDPKTGEMRLQRLLEVVEEVENEHTQISLKDASRRNPAARIGDFIAEPLPPIDFGRIAAQNAKQVIVQKVREAERERQYNEYKDRIGDIVHGLVKRVEYGNVIVDLGRGEAILRRDETLPRETVRNGDRIRAYIQDVRREQRGPQIFLSRTHPAFMAKLFAQEVPEVYDGIVEIVSVARDPGSRAKIAVRSKDSSIDPVGACVGMRGSRVQAVVNELQGEKIDIIPWSPDAATFIVNALAPAEVTKVVLDEEAQRIEVVVPDDQLSLAIGRRGQNVRLASQLTGWDIDIMTEAEESERRQKEFAERTQLFMDALDVDEMIAQLLASEGFDSIEEVAYVPVDALAEIEGFDDATAQELQMRANEYLDRQAAQYDQRRRELGVEDALAEIDGVTPAIMVALGENGIKTVEDLADCATDELAGWTERQKGEVTKHDGHLSPLGVTAAEAAAMIMGARVKAGWIEPEQAEPDAEVEDDDAATREEGAA from the coding sequence ATGGCTGACACGGCGGTAAGCGCGAACAGGCTTGAGCTGCTGCAGATCGCGGATGCAGTTGCCCGCGAGAAGTCGATCGACAAGACAGTGGTCCTCCAGGCCATGGAGGATGCGATCCAGCGGGCCGCCCGGTCGCGCTATGGCACCGAGAACGACATCCGCGCGGAGATTGATCCCAAGACCGGCGAGATGCGCCTGCAACGGCTGCTCGAGGTGGTCGAGGAGGTCGAGAACGAGCACACCCAGATCAGCCTGAAGGACGCCAGCCGGCGCAACCCGGCCGCCCGGATCGGCGATTTCATCGCCGAACCGCTGCCACCCATCGATTTCGGCCGCATCGCCGCGCAAAATGCCAAGCAGGTGATCGTGCAGAAGGTGCGCGAGGCGGAACGCGAGCGGCAGTACAACGAGTACAAGGACCGGATCGGCGACATCGTGCACGGGCTGGTCAAGCGCGTCGAGTATGGCAACGTGATCGTCGATCTCGGCCGTGGCGAGGCCATTCTGCGCCGGGACGAGACGCTGCCGCGTGAGACGGTGCGCAATGGGGACCGCATCCGCGCCTATATCCAGGACGTGCGCCGCGAGCAGCGCGGGCCGCAGATCTTCCTGTCCCGGACCCATCCCGCCTTCATGGCCAAGCTGTTCGCCCAGGAGGTGCCGGAGGTCTATGACGGCATCGTCGAGATCGTTTCGGTAGCCCGTGACCCCGGCAGCCGTGCCAAGATCGCGGTGCGCTCCAAGGACAGCTCCATTGATCCGGTTGGCGCCTGCGTCGGCATGCGCGGCAGTCGCGTCCAGGCTGTGGTGAACGAGCTGCAGGGCGAGAAGATCGACATTATCCCGTGGTCCCCTGACGCGGCGACGTTCATCGTCAACGCCTTGGCACCGGCGGAAGTGACTAAGGTCGTGCTCGATGAAGAGGCCCAGCGTATTGAAGTCGTCGTGCCGGATGACCAGCTTTCGCTTGCGATCGGTCGCCGCGGTCAGAACGTGCGCCTCGCCTCTCAGCTCACCGGCTGGGACATCGACATCATGACCGAGGCGGAGGAATCGGAGCGGCGCCAGAAGGAGTTCGCCGAGCGGACCCAGCTGTTCATGGATGCGCTCGACGTGGACGAAATGATCGCCCAGCTTCTCGCGTCGGAGGGCTTTGATTCGATCGAGGAGGTCGCCTATGTCCCCGTGGACGCCCTTGCCGAGATCGAAGGCTTCGATGACGCCACCGCGCAAGAGCTGCAGATGCGCGCCAACGAATACCTGGACCGCCAGGCGGCCCAGTATGACCAGCGCCGGCGCGAACTCGGCGTCGAGGACGCCCTGGCAGAGATCGACGGTGTGACCCCGGCCATCATGGTCGCGTTGGGCGAGAATGGCATCAAGACGGTGGAGGACCTGGCCGATTGCGCGACGGACGAGCTCGCCGGCTGGACAGAGCGCCAGAAGGGCGAGGTGACCAAGCACGACGGGCACCTGTCGCCTCTCGGTGTGACCGCTGCGGAAGCAGCAGCAATGATCATGGGGGCCCGCGTGAAGGCCGGTTGGATCGAGCCCGAACAGGCCGAACCAGATGCGGAGGTCGAGGATGACGATGCCGCAACACGCGAGGAGGGTGCCGCCTGA
- a CDS encoding RNA-binding protein: MTMPQHARRVPPDAKPAVAGDRAKVERRCIVTRDVREPEDMVRFVLAPDASVTPDLKRELPGRGVWITARRHLVEEAVRKKLFARGFKQQVTVADDLADRVAKLMADRALGLLSFANRAGLVATGFEKVAEAIASGRTAVLLQAADGAMNGRQKLAGKLAGSGRTDVEIIEIFTGEQLSLALGRSNVIHASLGQDRLTKAFLKAAHRYEHFTLPPGRSAALQDR, encoded by the coding sequence ATGACGATGCCGCAACACGCGAGGAGGGTGCCGCCTGACGCAAAGCCCGCCGTGGCAGGCGATCGGGCCAAGGTTGAGCGCCGCTGCATTGTCACGCGCGACGTGCGTGAGCCTGAGGATATGGTGCGATTCGTCCTGGCGCCCGATGCCTCGGTCACGCCGGATCTGAAACGCGAGTTGCCCGGCCGCGGCGTCTGGATCACGGCGCGGCGGCACCTGGTCGAGGAGGCTGTACGCAAAAAGCTGTTTGCGCGCGGCTTCAAGCAGCAGGTCACGGTCGCCGACGACCTGGCGGATCGTGTGGCGAAGCTCATGGCGGATCGGGCGCTCGGCCTTCTGAGCTTTGCCAACAGGGCCGGTCTCGTGGCGACCGGTTTCGAGAAAGTGGCGGAAGCCATAGCAAGCGGACGGACCGCGGTGTTGCTTCAGGCCGCGGATGGCGCGATGAATGGCCGCCAGAAGCTCGCAGGAAAGCTTGCGGGCTCGGGCAGGACGGACGTGGAGATCATCGAGATCTTCACAGGAGAACAATTGAGTTTGGCATTGGGCAGGTCAAATGTGATACACGCTTCGCTCGGCCAAGATAGACTGACAAAGGCGTTCCTGAAGGCAGCGCACAGGTACGAGCACTTCACTCTGCCACCCGGCAGATCAGCGGCGCTGCAGGACCGTTGA
- the infB gene encoding translation initiation factor IF-2 has translation MTDTKDTDNTTAGGGRTLSLRRSTVEQSRVKQNFSHGRTKQVVVEKKRKRVLGPGTPGARPDLAGQAEAAPQQRRATAPATPPAGGAQARPAQVHAPQPAAQPADETRGDQRRSAPGRDGGAGRSGVVLRTLTEEEREARSQALAEARVRDAEERRRAEEEARRRAEIEEQERREREAEERRRAEEARLREAEAGKAEVPQTEATPQQAPAAPEPAAAPAPHAARTGEQRPAEARKTEARPAAPAVQPKAVEVDDEEDVRGRGKAKREVKAPTRVKTDIERRRGRLTIGNALSADEDRERSLASMRRRQERQKKQAGQFQQSTEKIVRDVIIPEAITIQELASRMAERAVDVIKYLMRQGQMHKINDIIDADTAQLIAEEMGHRVKRVSEADVEEGLMGVEDTAENTQPRAPVVTVMGHVDHGKTSLLDAIRHADVAAGEAGGITQHIGAYQVETPSGMITFIDTPGHAAFTAMRARGAKVTDIVVLVVAADDGVMPQTIEAINHARAAHVPLIVAINKIDKPDSDPNRVRTDLLRHEVVVESMGGDTLEVEVSALKGTNLDKLLETILLQAELLELRANPDRPADGTVVEAQLDKGRGPVATVLIQRGTLRVGDIFVAGTAWGRVRALVNDRGVNIMEAGPSVPVEVLGLGSTPEAGDQFVVVDSEGRAREITEYRERKRRELKGVAPSARASLEQMMSQLREGARKEVPVVIKGDVQGSAEAIVQALEKLGNEEVTARVLLYGVGGITESDVTLAAASGAVILGFNVRANAQARVAAEQAGIEIRYYNVIYDLVDDVKRTMSGLLAPELREEFLGNAEVLEIFNISKVGKIAGCRVTDGTVQRGAKVRLIRNNVVIHEGTLSTLKRFKDEVREVVAGQECGMAFEGYQDMRPGDVIECYRVETIARTLD, from the coding sequence ATGACGGATACAAAAGACACAGATAACACGACAGCAGGCGGTGGGCGGACCTTGAGTCTGCGCCGAAGCACCGTGGAGCAGAGCCGCGTCAAGCAGAACTTCTCGCATGGCCGCACCAAGCAGGTGGTGGTGGAGAAGAAGCGCAAGCGCGTGCTCGGCCCGGGAACGCCTGGAGCACGTCCGGATCTCGCCGGCCAGGCAGAAGCGGCGCCACAGCAGCGTCGCGCTACGGCCCCCGCGACCCCGCCCGCAGGCGGCGCCCAGGCACGCCCGGCCCAGGTGCATGCGCCGCAGCCTGCGGCCCAGCCGGCAGACGAGACCCGTGGCGATCAGCGCCGTTCGGCGCCCGGTCGCGACGGCGGCGCCGGACGCTCCGGCGTGGTGTTGCGCACCCTGACCGAGGAAGAGCGCGAGGCGCGCAGCCAGGCCCTGGCGGAAGCCAGAGTGCGTGATGCCGAGGAACGTCGCCGTGCCGAGGAAGAGGCAAGGCGGCGAGCCGAAATCGAGGAGCAGGAGCGCCGCGAGCGCGAGGCTGAGGAGCGTCGCCGCGCCGAAGAGGCGCGTCTGAGGGAGGCTGAGGCTGGTAAGGCGGAAGTGCCGCAGACAGAAGCGACCCCGCAACAGGCGCCCGCAGCACCCGAGCCCGCCGCGGCCCCTGCGCCCCATGCCGCGCGCACCGGCGAGCAGCGCCCCGCCGAGGCCCGCAAGACTGAGGCCCGGCCTGCTGCACCGGCCGTCCAGCCCAAAGCTGTCGAGGTCGATGACGAGGAGGATGTGCGGGGCCGGGGCAAGGCCAAGCGCGAAGTGAAGGCGCCGACCCGCGTCAAGACAGACATCGAACGCCGCCGTGGCCGGCTGACGATCGGCAACGCTTTGAGTGCAGACGAGGACCGCGAGCGCTCGCTCGCGTCCATGCGCCGGCGCCAGGAACGGCAGAAGAAGCAGGCCGGACAATTCCAGCAATCGACCGAAAAGATCGTGCGCGACGTGATCATCCCCGAGGCGATCACCATCCAAGAACTGGCGAGCCGCATGGCTGAACGCGCGGTGGACGTCATCAAGTACCTGATGCGTCAGGGGCAGATGCACAAGATCAACGACATCATCGATGCCGATACCGCCCAGCTGATCGCCGAGGAAATGGGCCACCGCGTCAAGCGTGTTTCGGAAGCGGATGTGGAAGAAGGCCTGATGGGCGTCGAAGACACCGCCGAGAACACCCAGCCGCGGGCGCCGGTGGTGACCGTGATGGGCCACGTCGACCATGGCAAGACCTCCCTTCTCGACGCGATCCGCCATGCGGATGTGGCGGCCGGGGAGGCAGGCGGCATCACCCAGCATATCGGCGCCTATCAGGTGGAAACGCCCAGCGGCATGATCACCTTCATCGACACGCCGGGCCACGCCGCCTTCACGGCCATGCGCGCCCGTGGTGCGAAAGTGACCGATATCGTGGTGCTGGTGGTCGCGGCCGACGACGGCGTGATGCCGCAGACGATCGAGGCCATCAACCATGCGCGGGCGGCCCACGTGCCGCTCATTGTGGCCATCAACAAGATCGACAAGCCCGATTCGGACCCGAACCGAGTGCGGACGGATCTGCTGCGCCACGAGGTCGTGGTGGAGAGCATGGGTGGCGACACCTTGGAGGTCGAGGTCTCGGCGCTCAAGGGAACCAACCTCGACAAGCTGCTCGAGACCATTTTGCTGCAGGCCGAGCTGTTGGAGCTTCGGGCCAATCCCGATCGGCCGGCCGATGGCACTGTGGTCGAGGCGCAGCTGGACAAGGGCCGCGGCCCCGTGGCAACCGTGCTCATTCAGCGCGGCACACTCCGCGTGGGCGACATCTTCGTGGCCGGCACCGCGTGGGGCCGGGTGCGCGCGCTGGTGAACGATCGCGGCGTGAACATCATGGAGGCCGGCCCATCCGTGCCGGTAGAGGTGCTGGGTCTGGGCTCCACGCCCGAAGCAGGCGACCAATTCGTGGTGGTGGATTCCGAAGGCCGGGCGCGCGAGATCACCGAGTACCGCGAGCGCAAGCGGCGCGAGCTGAAGGGCGTGGCACCAAGCGCCAGGGCATCCCTCGAGCAGATGATGAGTCAGCTGCGCGAGGGCGCACGCAAGGAAGTGCCGGTGGTGATCAAGGGCGACGTCCAAGGCTCGGCCGAAGCCATCGTGCAGGCCTTGGAGAAGCTCGGCAACGAGGAGGTCACCGCCCGCGTGCTGCTGTATGGCGTCGGCGGCATCACGGAATCGGACGTCACGCTTGCGGCCGCGTCCGGTGCCGTCATCCTCGGCTTCAATGTCCGCGCCAATGCCCAGGCGCGGGTGGCGGCCGAGCAAGCCGGCATCGAGATCCGCTATTACAACGTCATCTACGATCTGGTGGACGACGTGAAGCGGACCATGTCCGGCCTGTTGGCGCCGGAGCTTCGCGAGGAGTTCCTGGGCAATGCGGAGGTGCTGGAGATCTTCAATATCTCCAAGGTCGGCAAGATCGCCGGCTGCCGGGTCACCGACGGCACCGTTCAGCGCGGCGCCAAGGTGCGCCTCATCCGCAACAATGTGGTCATCCACGAAGGCACCTTGTCCACGCTCAAGCGTTTCAAGGACGAAGTGCGCGAGGTGGTGGCGGGCCAGGAATGCGGCATGGCGTTCGAAGGCTACCAGGACATGCGCCCTGGCGATGTCATCGAATGCTATCGGGTGGAGACGATCGCTCGCACCCTGGACTGA
- the rbfA gene encoding 30S ribosome-binding factor RbfA translates to MADHRKGAPSQRQLRVGELIRHALAEIFSRGDTYDPALDGAVTVVEVSMSPDLRHATAYVMPFAGHRSNEVMAALERSRKRIRGEVGRRVTLKFLPDLHFRQDTSLDYAARVDEILHRPDVARDLARRDEDDQDHE, encoded by the coding sequence ATGGCAGATCATCGGAAAGGCGCACCCAGCCAGCGGCAATTGCGAGTAGGCGAGCTCATACGCCATGCTCTGGCTGAGATCTTCTCGCGCGGCGACACTTACGACCCGGCGCTCGACGGAGCGGTCACCGTTGTCGAAGTGTCGATGAGCCCGGACCTGCGGCACGCGACCGCCTATGTCATGCCCTTTGCCGGCCACCGCTCGAACGAGGTGATGGCCGCGCTCGAACGGTCCCGCAAGCGCATCCGTGGCGAGGTGGGACGGCGGGTAACCCTCAAGTTCCTGCCGGACTTGCACTTCCGCCAGGACACATCCCTCGACTACGCGGCCCGCGTCGACGAGATCCTGCATCGTCCGGACGTGGCGCGCGATCTCGCGCGCCGCGACGAGGACGACCAAGACCATGAGTGA
- the truB gene encoding tRNA pseudouridine(55) synthase TruB: MEHEANGTMGRRRKGDAVNGWILLDKPKGMTSTQAVAQVKRLFNAQKAGHGGTLDPLATGMLPIALGEATKTVPFVVEGTKVYRFTVRWGQETNTDDMEGEVTAESATRPAPEQVDDILDDYLGVIMQTPPQFSAIKIAGERAYDLARTGQSVTIAAREVVIDRLDLVEILDDDHFVFEAECGPGTYVRALARDMGRQLGCYGHVVALRRLRVGPLGADDMISLEELEELSDKTPGREALYEVLRPVGTALDDIPALAIGSADAARLKRGQPVIMRGRDAPVLDGTFLAQLHGKPVALVEISQGALKPKRVFNLA, from the coding sequence ATAGAGCACGAGGCGAACGGAACGATGGGGCGCAGACGGAAGGGCGATGCGGTCAATGGCTGGATTCTGCTGGACAAGCCCAAGGGCATGACCTCGACCCAGGCGGTTGCCCAGGTGAAGCGGCTGTTTAATGCCCAGAAGGCCGGCCATGGCGGCACGCTCGACCCGCTGGCCACCGGCATGTTGCCGATCGCGCTCGGTGAGGCGACCAAGACCGTGCCCTTCGTTGTGGAAGGCACCAAGGTCTACCGATTCACCGTGCGCTGGGGCCAGGAGACAAATACGGATGACATGGAAGGCGAGGTCACGGCCGAAAGCGCCACCCGCCCGGCGCCCGAGCAGGTGGACGACATTCTGGACGACTATCTCGGCGTGATCATGCAAACGCCCCCGCAGTTTTCGGCCATCAAGATCGCCGGCGAGCGCGCCTATGACCTGGCGCGCACCGGCCAGAGCGTGACGATCGCCGCGCGCGAGGTGGTGATCGATCGGCTGGATCTTGTGGAGATCCTGGATGATGACCATTTCGTCTTCGAAGCGGAATGCGGACCTGGCACCTATGTTCGCGCGTTGGCCCGCGACATGGGCCGGCAGCTCGGCTGTTACGGACATGTGGTGGCACTGCGGCGGCTGCGCGTCGGCCCGCTCGGCGCAGACGACATGATTTCGCTGGAAGAGCTGGAGGAATTGAGCGATAAGACACCCGGCCGCGAGGCCCTTTATGAAGTTCTCCGCCCTGTCGGGACCGCGCTGGACGACATCCCGGCCCTGGCCATCGGCAGTGCGGATGCGGCTCGCCTCAAGAGAGGTCAGCCGGTCATCATGCGCGGCAGAGACGCTCCCGTTCTCGACGGCACCTTTCTCGCACAGCTTCACGGCAAGCCCGTGGCGCTTGTCGAGATCAGCCAGGGAGCCCTCAAGCCAAAGCGTGTGTTCAATCTGGCCTGA
- the rpsO gene encoding 30S ribosomal protein S15: MSITAERKLEIIKDNAQSDTDTGSAYVQIAVLTERIKNLTEHFQTHAKDNHSRRGLLKLVSRRRKLLDYLKRKDEAGYQAIIKKLGIRR; encoded by the coding sequence ATGTCGATTACTGCCGAGCGCAAGCTCGAGATCATCAAGGACAACGCCCAGTCGGACACGGACACGGGTTCGGCCTATGTGCAGATTGCCGTGCTGACCGAGCGGATCAAGAACCTGACCGAGCATTTCCAGACCCATGCCAAGGATAACCATTCCCGGCGCGGACTGTTGAAGCTGGTCAGCCGCCGTCGCAAGCTGCTGGATTATCTCAAGCGCAAGGATGAGGCCGGCTATCAGGCCATCATCAAGAAGCTGGGGATCCGTCGCTGA
- the pnp gene encoding polyribonucleotide nucleotidyltransferase gives MFDIHTEELEWGGRPLKFETGRIARQADGAVLVTYGETTVLATAVAERTAKPGVDFFPLTVNYQEKSYAAGKIPGGFFKREARPSEKETLVSRLIDRPIRPLFVPGFRNETQVIVTVISHDMENDPDIVSMVAASAALTISGIPFMGPIGAARVGYIDGQYVLNPSLQEMPDTKLDLVVAGSADAVLMVESEAHELSEEAMLGAVMFGHRAFQPVIDAIVRLAEKAAREPREVQLPDTSEVYAKVKSLAEAKLREAYAVVSKAARQEAVSRVKDEVVEALAGASAETPADLQAVGEAFKTLEKEIVRGNILDTGKRIDGRTLTDIRPIDCQVGVIPRAHGTALFTRGETQALVFTTLGTGEDEQFVDALEGTYKESFMLHYNFPPFSVGETGRTGFTGRREIGHGKLAWRAVHPLLPSKEQFPYTIRVVSEITESNGSSSMATVCGSSLALMDAGVPLKRPVAGIAMGLIKEEDRVAVLSDILGDEDHLGDMDFKVAGTQEGITSLQMDIKISGITEEIMRTALFQAREGRMHILGEMNKALGSARSGLGEHAPRIEVMTIPVDKIREVIGTGGKVIREIVEKTGAKIDISDDGTIKIASSKGDQIDAAIKWIKSIVSEPEIGEIYDGKVVKVVDFGAFVNFFGSRDGLVHVSELAPHRVEKVSDVVKEGQSVKVKLIGFDPRGKVRLSMKAVDQETGADLTKQASPEAKEEVGG, from the coding sequence ATGTTTGATATCCACACAGAAGAATTGGAATGGGGTGGACGGCCGCTCAAGTTCGAGACGGGCCGCATTGCGCGCCAGGCCGACGGGGCCGTATTGGTAACCTATGGCGAGACCACGGTGCTTGCCACCGCCGTCGCCGAGCGCACCGCCAAGCCGGGCGTCGACTTTTTCCCCCTGACCGTCAACTATCAGGAGAAGAGCTATGCCGCCGGAAAGATTCCAGGCGGCTTTTTTAAGCGCGAGGCCCGGCCCTCGGAAAAGGAGACCCTGGTTTCCCGCCTGATCGACCGTCCGATACGGCCGCTCTTCGTCCCGGGCTTCCGCAACGAGACGCAGGTGATCGTCACCGTCATCTCGCACGACATGGAAAACGATCCGGATATCGTTTCCATGGTGGCGGCATCGGCCGCTCTGACGATTTCAGGCATCCCGTTCATGGGCCCCATCGGGGCCGCGCGCGTCGGCTATATCGACGGCCAGTATGTGCTCAACCCCAGCCTGCAGGAAATGCCGGACACCAAGCTCGATCTGGTGGTGGCGGGCAGCGCCGACGCGGTGCTGATGGTCGAATCCGAAGCGCATGAGCTGTCGGAAGAGGCCATGCTCGGCGCCGTGATGTTCGGGCACCGGGCGTTCCAGCCGGTCATCGACGCCATCGTGCGCCTGGCCGAAAAGGCCGCGCGCGAGCCGCGCGAGGTGCAGCTCCCCGACACGAGCGAGGTCTATGCCAAGGTGAAGTCGCTGGCCGAAGCCAAGCTCCGCGAGGCCTATGCGGTCGTATCCAAGGCAGCGCGCCAGGAAGCGGTAAGCCGGGTCAAGGACGAAGTGGTCGAGGCGCTTGCCGGTGCCTCTGCCGAAACCCCTGCTGACCTTCAGGCGGTGGGCGAGGCGTTCAAGACCCTTGAAAAGGAAATCGTCCGCGGCAACATCCTCGACACGGGCAAGCGCATCGACGGGCGCACCCTGACCGACATCCGCCCCATCGACTGCCAGGTTGGCGTGATCCCGCGCGCTCATGGCACCGCGCTGTTCACCCGTGGCGAGACGCAGGCGCTGGTGTTCACCACCTTGGGTACGGGCGAGGACGAGCAGTTTGTGGATGCGCTTGAAGGAACCTACAAGGAGTCCTTCATGCTGCACTACAATTTCCCGCCCTTCTCAGTGGGCGAGACCGGCCGCACCGGCTTCACCGGCCGTCGGGAAATCGGCCACGGCAAGCTCGCATGGCGCGCCGTCCATCCGCTGCTGCCCTCCAAGGAGCAGTTCCCCTACACGATCCGCGTTGTCTCGGAGATCACCGAGTCGAACGGCTCGTCGTCCATGGCGACGGTGTGCGGATCCTCGCTCGCGCTGATGGATGCGGGCGTGCCGCTGAAGCGCCCGGTGGCCGGCATCGCCATGGGTCTGATCAAGGAAGAGGACCGGGTGGCGGTGCTCTCCGACATCCTCGGCGACGAGGACCACCTGGGCGACATGGATTTCAAGGTGGCCGGTACCCAGGAAGGCATCACCTCGCTGCAGATGGACATCAAGATCTCCGGCATCACCGAAGAGATCATGCGTACCGCGCTGTTCCAGGCCCGCGAAGGGCGCATGCACATCCTGGGCGAGATGAACAAGGCGCTGGGCTCGGCCCGCTCCGGTCTTGGCGAACACGCACCGCGCATCGAGGTCATGACCATTCCGGTGGATAAGATCCGTGAGGTCATCGGTACGGGCGGCAAGGTCATCCGCGAGATCGTCGAGAAGACCGGCGCCAAGATCGACATCTCCGACGATGGCACCATCAAGATCGCCTCCTCAAAGGGCGACCAGATCGACGCGGCCATCAAGTGGATCAAGAGCATCGTCTCCGAGCCGGAGATCGGTGAGATCTACGACGGCAAGGTGGTCAAGGTCGTGGACTTCGGTGCCTTCGTGAACTTCTTCGGCAGCCGCGACGGTCTGGTCCATGTGTCGGAACTGGCGCCGCACCGGGTCGAGAAGGTCTCCGACGTGGTGAAGGAAGGCCAGTCCGTGAAGGTGAAGCTGATCGGCTTCGACCCACGCGGCAAGGTGCGCCTGTCCATGAAGGCGGTGGACCAGGAGACGGGTGCCGATCTCACCAAGCAGGCAAGCCCGGAAGCCAAGGAAGAAGTCGGCGGCTGA
- the fabI gene encoding enoyl-ACP reductase FabI, translating to MGTMVQTTESGLMAGKRGLIMGVANDHSIAWGIALTLRKHGAELAFTYQGEAFGRRVRPLAASVGSDILLPCDVEDITTVDEVFEQLGKSWGSLDFVVHAIAYSDKGELKGRYADTTRQNFIRTMVISCFSFTEVARRAAPLMPNGGSLLTLTYGGSTRVMPNYNVMGVAKAGLEASVRYLAADYGPQNVRVNAISAGPMRTLAGSGISDARIMYNYQKKHAPLRRTVTLDEVGGAALYLVSELSNGVTGEIHYVDSGYNIISMPRPDDISREAVEEEPVGIIAPRDAAQ from the coding sequence ATGGGAACGATGGTTCAGACGACGGAAAGCGGTCTCATGGCGGGCAAGCGGGGCCTGATCATGGGCGTGGCCAACGACCACTCCATCGCTTGGGGCATCGCGCTCACGCTCCGCAAGCATGGCGCGGAGCTGGCCTTCACCTATCAGGGGGAAGCTTTCGGCCGCAGGGTGAGGCCGCTTGCCGCGTCCGTCGGCAGCGATATCCTGCTGCCTTGCGACGTCGAAGATATCACGACCGTGGACGAGGTATTTGAGCAGCTGGGCAAGAGCTGGGGCAGCCTCGATTTCGTGGTGCATGCCATCGCCTATTCCGACAAGGGCGAGCTCAAGGGCCGCTATGCGGACACCACACGACAGAATTTCATCCGCACCATGGTGATCTCGTGCTTTTCGTTCACCGAGGTCGCCCGCCGGGCCGCGCCGCTGATGCCCAATGGCGGCTCGCTGCTCACACTCACCTATGGCGGCTCCACCCGGGTGATGCCGAATTACAATGTGATGGGGGTCGCCAAGGCAGGGCTCGAAGCCAGTGTCCGCTATCTCGCGGCCGACTACGGCCCGCAAAACGTCCGGGTGAATGCCATTTCCGCGGGACCTATGCGTACCCTCGCCGGCTCTGGTATTTCGGACGCCCGCATCATGTACAACTACCAGAAGAAGCACGCGCCGCTGAGGCGTACCGTGACCCTCGACGAGGTCGGCGGGGCGGCGCTGTATCTGGTCTCTGAGCTGTCCAACGGCGTCACCGGCGAGATCCATTACGTGGATTCGGGCTATAACATCATCTCGATGCCGCGCCCCGACGACATCAGCCGCGAAGCGGTCGAAGAGGAGCCGGTGGGGATCATCGCCCCGCGGGATGCCGCGCAGTAG